The nucleotide window ACTCTCTCCCCTCGCACACGTATATATAACTCCCAAATTCCCCCATTTCATTCCCAAACCATCAACTCTCATCTTCCATTTTCCAAACAAACCTTTAACCAAAATCTCGTTAATTAAAAAGCCAACGGTCAACCCTAACAATAATCATGGATAATTATGATCATCAACAAGAAATCGAAGTTCCACCCTTTTTTCTATGCCCAATTTCCTTACAAATCATGAAAGATCCAATCACTATATCAACTGGAATTACATATGATCGTGAAAGTATAGAAACGTGGgtattcattaataaaaatactacaTGTCCCGTAACCAAACAAGCCCTTAACATAGATGAAAATAATGACACTTTTTTAACACCTAATCATACACTTAGAAGACTAATTCAATCTTGGTGTACTCTCAATGCTTCTTATGGTATTGAACGTTTTCCTACTCCTAAACCACCTATAACAAAATCCCAAATTTTAAAACTCATTAATGACGCTTCTAGTTCATCCTCACAAAGTGTCATTAAAGTTGTTCTTGAGAAAATTAAGGGTATTTCTTTACAAAGTAGTGGTAATAAGCGTTGTTTAGAAAGTACTCCTGGTTTGGGCGAGTTTCTTGCTGAGGTGATGATTAAGTACGGTGAAAATCAAAAGTGTAGCAACTGTATCAGCGAGGAAGCGTTGAGTATTTTGGTGAATTTGCAAATGTCTAATGAAATGAGTTTGAGAAAGATAGTTAATGAGAATGAAGGGAGATTTGTTGATTGTTTGgtgaaaataatgcaaaagGGTAGTTATGAATCAAGGGCTTATGCTATAGAGATGATGAAACAAGTGTTACAGGTAGTCGACCCAGTAAAAGTTGTCTCACTTAAACGCGAACATTTTGAAGAGATTATACAAATAGTTAAGGATGATATCTCCCCTAAAGCAACCAAGGCCGCATTGAAAGTGCTGGCCTTGGCTTGCCCTTGGGGGAGGAACAGAATTAGGGTTTGTGAAGCTGGTGGGGTTGTAGTAATGGTGAATGAGTTAATGGAGTGTAAGGATAGGCGGACGAGTGAGACAATTCTTGCTGTATTGGATTGTGTAAGTGGGTGTGCTGAAGGGAGAGCTGAATTGTTAGGGCATG belongs to Amaranthus tricolor cultivar Red isolate AtriRed21 chromosome 17, ASM2621246v1, whole genome shotgun sequence and includes:
- the LOC130803645 gene encoding E3 ubiquitin-protein ligase PUB23-like, which produces MDNYDHQQEIEVPPFFLCPISLQIMKDPITISTGITYDRESIETWVFINKNTTCPVTKQALNIDENNDTFLTPNHTLRRLIQSWCTLNASYGIERFPTPKPPITKSQILKLINDASSSSSQSVIKVVLEKIKGISLQSSGNKRCLESTPGLGEFLAEVMIKYGENQKCSNCISEEALSILVNLQMSNEMSLRKIVNENEGRFVDCLVKIMQKGSYESRAYAIEMMKQVLQVVDPVKVVSLKREHFEEIIQIVKDDISPKATKAALKVLALACPWGRNRIRVCEAGGVVVMVNELMECKDRRTSETILAVLDCVSGCAEGRAELLGHAGGLAVVSKKILRVSHFATEKGVKILYAISKFSGSPSVVQEMLQIGVVTKLCLVLQVDCEAKTKEKAREILKLHVRAWSNSPCAPAHVFHSFK